GTGAGGTTATTATCAGAGCTGCTGATAAAGCAGGGGTAAATGTAAGAGGTGTCGATACTCATGGTTTGGCTCAAAGAGGTGGAACTGTATCTTCAAATATTAGAATTGGTGAAAATATAAATTCTCCTTTAATAATGAAAGGACAAGCGGATTTAGTTGTAGCCTTAGAAAGACATGAAGCTTTAAGAGGAATGAACGATTATGCTAAAAATGGGGCTACAGTAATATATTATGATGCTGTATGGCAACCTTTAGATGTGAGACTGAGAAAGTCAAAAGAAATAGAAAATACAACAATAGAAGAAGAGGCTAAAAGAAGAAATGTTAATTTGATCAGAGTATTTTTGGAAGATTTAACTGATGCTAGAATGCAAAACATGGCAGTATTAGCAACTATGTCAAAAAACAAGTTAATTCCTAATGTAGAAAAAGAACATTATTTATTAGCAATTAATGACTTATTATCTGGAAAGTTATTAGAAAATAATTTAGAACTATTTGAAAAAGTTTTTTCATTATAATTTATACAAAAATGGAGCTTTTTAGCTCCATTTTTGTACATTATGCTGAAAGAGGTTGTTTGTTTTTGAACATTTGTTTTACTTCATTATCAAATACGTCTTTAATAAATTTTTCCAACTCTTCAATAGAATTAAATCTAATAATTTCTTTTTCAGTAATTTTATTATCCAAACCAATTAATTCTAAAATGAATTTATTATTTTCTGGGTTCATAAAAAATGTTTTAAAATAATGTTTTTTTTCTTCGTACCATTTTACTAACTCATTTGTTTTAATCATATTATTACCCCCTTTATGTATTTTTATATCATTTTATTTCTACTATTTTGTATGTAATTATAGATTACTACAAAATCGATATAAAATCAATTAATAAAAGGTAAAATTTAAGTAACAAAACTACACTATAGTAGAAAATAGTGTATAATATATATGTATAGAAAGAGAGGTGATATTATGGCAAGAGATGAAAATATAATTGGTAAAAGAATTGAAATGTTAAGAAAAAGAAAAAATTTATCTAGGGAAAAGTTGGGAGCAATTATTGGGATTGCTGGAAATAGTATATATAGAATTGAAGCTGGATATAATTTACCTTCAGCAGATGTAGTAATTGAACTTTCAAAATTTTTCGATGTCCCTGCAGATTACATTTTGGGAATTGATAAAAGTTTTGGAGATCAAACAGGTGTTAATATGAAAAAAATTCCAGTATATGAAAAAGTTGCTGCAGGAGTTGCAGGAGTTGCTGAACCTATTGATTATCCAATTGATGAAATATATATTCCATTAGGATCAAAAGGGGAATTTGCAGTAGAGGTTGTTGGTGATAGTATGGAACCAGAAATTAAAGAAGGTGACTATGTTATTGTAGATACAAATTCTTTTGTTGAATCTGGAGATAGAGTTGTTGCAATTATTAATGATGGTGCAGACGCTTTAGTTAAACTATATAGAAAATTTATGGATGGACCAGCAATGTTATACAGTTTAAACCAAAAATATGATCCAATTGTTTTAACTGAAGATTTGAAATGGGAAATAGTTGGTAAAGTAGTAAGTTTATATAGAAGATATAGGTGATTTTATGAAAAAAGTAATATTATCAGGATTATTGATGTCCTTTATTTTTGGGACATCCTTTCTTTTTACAAAAAATGCATTAGACTATGTTTCTCCTTTTGATTTTTTAGCATTTAGATTTACT
This DNA window, taken from Marinitoga sp. 38H-ov, encodes the following:
- a CDS encoding 2-oxoacid:acceptor oxidoreductase family protein; protein product: MKSFNIYLIGVGGQGIGLLSEVIIRAADKAGVNVRGVDTHGLAQRGGTVSSNIRIGENINSPLIMKGQADLVVALERHEALRGMNDYAKNGATVIYYDAVWQPLDVRLRKSKEIENTTIEEEAKRRNVNLIRVFLEDLTDARMQNMAVLATMSKNKLIPNVEKEHYLLAINDLLSGKLLENNLELFEKVFSL
- a CDS encoding XRE family transcriptional regulator — its product is MARDENIIGKRIEMLRKRKNLSREKLGAIIGIAGNSIYRIEAGYNLPSADVVIELSKFFDVPADYILGIDKSFGDQTGVNMKKIPVYEKVAAGVAGVAEPIDYPIDEIYIPLGSKGEFAVEVVGDSMEPEIKEGDYVIVDTNSFVESGDRVVAIINDGADALVKLYRKFMDGPAMLYSLNQKYDPIVLTEDLKWEIVGKVVSLYRRYR